ATATATAGATATCCATGTTGTTATAGATGGAGAGGAAAATTTAGGATTCACTCCTAACCCTGAAATGAAATTAACTAAAGAATATGATGCTGAAGGAGATTATGAATTATTTGAAGGAGAAGTTAAAAACTTTTTCCATTTAACTCCTGAAAGATTTGTTATGTTCTTCCCTAACGAACCTCATATGGCTCTTGTAAAAGTTAATGAAGTTAAAAAAATTAGAAAAGTAATTTTTAAAGTTTTAGTATAGTTTTAAATTAATATTTGGAGGCATTAATTATGAGTAAATTTGAGGATGTTAAAGGAAAATTAATAGTTTCTTGTCAAGCTCTTCCTGATGAACCATTACATAGTTCTTTTATAATGGGAAGAATGGCTTATGCTGCTTTTGTTGGTGGAGCTTCTGGAATCAGAGCTAATACTGTTTCTGATATTCAAGAAATCAAGAAAAATGTTTCTCTTCCTATCATT
This genomic window from Fusobacterium sp. FSA-380-WT-3A contains:
- a CDS encoding YhcH/YjgK/YiaL family protein is translated as MIYGEIKDLAQYKGISKNLDTAIDYILSGKYKDGVVGKNVIDGDNVYFNHPDYPMTKEVKDAFFEGHKQYIDIHVVIDGEENLGFTPNPEMKLTKEYDAEGDYELFEGEVKNFFHLTPERFVMFFPNEPHMALVKVNEVKKIRKVIFKVLV